In one Solanum lycopersicum chromosome 11, SLM_r2.1 genomic region, the following are encoded:
- the LOC101259112 gene encoding BTB/POZ domain-containing protein At3g19850 isoform X1: protein MPLQAPCDLQIHVNGQQTFFLHQKVLSRFSGKLRKIIKQEKKKTQIKNSGIEILDFPGGAQGFELISRFCYNNGSSNSIKITVSNVCLLICSADFLEMTEKLSCCNLLYKAETFFEGLCYWSFHDILKSLKSCETFFDYAISCGLIEKLITSLLGTLFGSSCSSASSCSSSEQVKPCSWWFEEMTILPPKMIEEFLRTLGAFGSENNSLLLTRFLLYYLKTSSHCQNMISRSEYSGLADTVVHGVVKTTFSCRNLFWVLRIVSGFGISKECRGCLEKLIGGVLDQATLDDILVCGHNNNIGGVYDVNLVMRLVRVFVYHDKVTITKFRKVARLIDKYLREIAPDQTLKISKFLAVAESLPDYARDSCDGVYRAIDIYLESHPVLSLEERSRLCRCLNYEKLSLEACKDLAKNPRISPRIAIKALASQCSSSIPTIEDNNNQMVLYKTNKSDHHSSSVASDQQSLQEEEHEYMRLNLQKMQWRVVELEKVCRDMKGQMTKMVKTGTQTRALPRLCRSQNF from the exons ATGCCACTACAAGCTCCATGTGATCTACAAATCCATGTAAATGGTCAACAAACATTCTTTCTGCACCAG AAAGTCCTTTCAAGATTTTCTGGGAAGTTAAGGAAGATaatcaaacaagaaaagaagaaaactcAGATTAAGAATTCAGGTATTGAGATTCTTGATTTCCCAGGTGGGGCACAAGGGTTTGAACTTATTTCAAGATTCTGTTACAACAATGGTAGCAGCAATAGCATTAAAATCACTGTCTCAAATGTTTGCCTTCTCATTTGCTCTGCAGATTTTCTTGAAATGACAGAAAAGTTGTCTTGTTGCAATCTTTTGTATAAAGCTGAGACTTTTTTTGAAGGATTGTGTTATTGGTCCTTTCATGATATTCTGAAATCCCTAAAAAGCTGTGAAACTTTTTTTGATTATGCAATTTCTTGTGGGCTGATTGAAAAGCTTATAACTTCACTTCTTGGTACCCTTTTTGGTTCTTCATGTTCATCAGCTTCCTCTTGTTCATCTTCTGAACAAGTAAAGCCATGTTCTTGGTGGTTTGAGGAAATGACCATTTTACCCCCAAAGATGATAGAAGAGTTTTTAAGGACTTTAGGTGCTTTTGGTAGTGAGAATAACAGCTTACTCCTCACAAGATTCTTGCTTTATTACCTAAAAACATCATCCCATTGtcaaaatatgatttcaagaaGTGAGTATAGTGGACTTGCTGACACAGTAGTTCATGGGGTAGTCAAAACAACATTTTCTTGCAGAAATCTTTTTTGGGTACTGAGAATTGTATCTGGTTTCGGGATTAGCAAAGAATGCAGGGGTTGTTTGGAGAAACTGATTGGGGGGGTGCTTGATCAAGCAACACTAGATGATATCCTTGTTTGTGGTCACAACAATAATATTGGTGGTGTTTATGATGTGAATCTTGTGATGAGATTGGTTAGAGTTTTTGTTTATCATGATAAAGTTACAATAACAAAATTCAGAAAAGTTGCAAGATTAATTGATAAGTATTTGAGAGAGATTGCTCCTGACCAAACTCTTAAAATATCAAAGTTTCTTGCTGTTGCTGAGAGTCTACCAGATTATGCAAGGGATTCTTGTGATGGAGTCTACAGAGCCATTGATATCTATCTTGAG TCTCATCCAGTCCTTTCATTAGAGGAAAGATCAAGATTATGTAGATGTCTCAACTATGAGAAACTAAGCCTTGAAGCATGCAAGGACTTAGCAAagaatccaagaatttcaccaaGAATTGCTATCAAGGCACTTGCTTCTCAATGCTCTTCAAGTATTCCAACAATAGAAGACAATAATAACCAAATGGTTTTGTACAAGACAAACAAGAGTGATCATCACAGTTCAAGTGTTGCTAGTGATCAACAGAGTTTACAAGAAGAGGAACATGAATATATGAGGCTAAATTTGCAAAAGATGCAATGGAGAGTTGTGGAGTTGGAGAAAGTATGTAGAGATATGAAAGGTCAGATGACTAAAATGGTGAAGACAGGGACTCAGACTAGAGCTCTGCCTAGGCTTTGTAGAAGTCAAAATTTCTAA
- the LOC101259112 gene encoding BTB/POZ domain-containing protein At3g19850 isoform X2 produces MPLQAPCDLQIHVNGQQTFFLHQKVLSRFSGKLRKIIKQEKKKTQIKNSDFLEMTEKLSCCNLLYKAETFFEGLCYWSFHDILKSLKSCETFFDYAISCGLIEKLITSLLGTLFGSSCSSASSCSSSEQVKPCSWWFEEMTILPPKMIEEFLRTLGAFGSENNSLLLTRFLLYYLKTSSHCQNMISRSEYSGLADTVVHGVVKTTFSCRNLFWVLRIVSGFGISKECRGCLEKLIGGVLDQATLDDILVCGHNNNIGGVYDVNLVMRLVRVFVYHDKVTITKFRKVARLIDKYLREIAPDQTLKISKFLAVAESLPDYARDSCDGVYRAIDIYLESHPVLSLEERSRLCRCLNYEKLSLEACKDLAKNPRISPRIAIKALASQCSSSIPTIEDNNNQMVLYKTNKSDHHSSSVASDQQSLQEEEHEYMRLNLQKMQWRVVELEKVCRDMKGQMTKMVKTGTQTRALPRLCRSQNF; encoded by the exons ATGCCACTACAAGCTCCATGTGATCTACAAATCCATGTAAATGGTCAACAAACATTCTTTCTGCACCAG AAAGTCCTTTCAAGATTTTCTGGGAAGTTAAGGAAGATaatcaaacaagaaaagaagaaaactcAGATTAAGAATTCAG ATTTTCTTGAAATGACAGAAAAGTTGTCTTGTTGCAATCTTTTGTATAAAGCTGAGACTTTTTTTGAAGGATTGTGTTATTGGTCCTTTCATGATATTCTGAAATCCCTAAAAAGCTGTGAAACTTTTTTTGATTATGCAATTTCTTGTGGGCTGATTGAAAAGCTTATAACTTCACTTCTTGGTACCCTTTTTGGTTCTTCATGTTCATCAGCTTCCTCTTGTTCATCTTCTGAACAAGTAAAGCCATGTTCTTGGTGGTTTGAGGAAATGACCATTTTACCCCCAAAGATGATAGAAGAGTTTTTAAGGACTTTAGGTGCTTTTGGTAGTGAGAATAACAGCTTACTCCTCACAAGATTCTTGCTTTATTACCTAAAAACATCATCCCATTGtcaaaatatgatttcaagaaGTGAGTATAGTGGACTTGCTGACACAGTAGTTCATGGGGTAGTCAAAACAACATTTTCTTGCAGAAATCTTTTTTGGGTACTGAGAATTGTATCTGGTTTCGGGATTAGCAAAGAATGCAGGGGTTGTTTGGAGAAACTGATTGGGGGGGTGCTTGATCAAGCAACACTAGATGATATCCTTGTTTGTGGTCACAACAATAATATTGGTGGTGTTTATGATGTGAATCTTGTGATGAGATTGGTTAGAGTTTTTGTTTATCATGATAAAGTTACAATAACAAAATTCAGAAAAGTTGCAAGATTAATTGATAAGTATTTGAGAGAGATTGCTCCTGACCAAACTCTTAAAATATCAAAGTTTCTTGCTGTTGCTGAGAGTCTACCAGATTATGCAAGGGATTCTTGTGATGGAGTCTACAGAGCCATTGATATCTATCTTGAG TCTCATCCAGTCCTTTCATTAGAGGAAAGATCAAGATTATGTAGATGTCTCAACTATGAGAAACTAAGCCTTGAAGCATGCAAGGACTTAGCAAagaatccaagaatttcaccaaGAATTGCTATCAAGGCACTTGCTTCTCAATGCTCTTCAAGTATTCCAACAATAGAAGACAATAATAACCAAATGGTTTTGTACAAGACAAACAAGAGTGATCATCACAGTTCAAGTGTTGCTAGTGATCAACAGAGTTTACAAGAAGAGGAACATGAATATATGAGGCTAAATTTGCAAAAGATGCAATGGAGAGTTGTGGAGTTGGAGAAAGTATGTAGAGATATGAAAGGTCAGATGACTAAAATGGTGAAGACAGGGACTCAGACTAGAGCTCTGCCTAGGCTTTGTAGAAGTCAAAATTTCTAA